One part of the Mariniblastus fucicola genome encodes these proteins:
- a CDS encoding serine/threonine protein kinase, which yields MKTSSKPSCPDPDTLLQFIQGRLEPPTLDQCEVHVSDCQTCHETLRGLDANDTLSHYVSDALDIPEPTEDSDSQAIDGLMQRLMAGNLKAHSKPLQNHEDALRLADRAAEVLRCVEPPAEEDDDSLGTLGDYRLLRLIGAGGTGVVFQAKDQSLDRLVALKVLRPSLGDVARDRFIAEARLAASIEHENVVTIYQIGQQDRLAFIAMQWVPGETLEARLAGQSELHEEDLIREFVSQIASGLSAAHERQLIHRDIKPANIWICEDTGRIKILDFGLARIADEDSSLTQTGMLAGTPSFMSPEQTRGMELDPRSDLFSLGCVMYLLLSGRLPFSAPTVLGTLQTIQTDSPQPPVALNPDCDQELSDLTMNLLEKQPGNRMASAQNLIHCLGNDRSDWPQPVPKVTGTFQAPSAAKPISTQPKRLRNWIIAVSLIGIAAVGAWLMSPQIFRIVTDQGELVINASDDNIKVQVLENGDLVRVLDASTKDSFDIKSGEYSFNVVSENESQFEITPKSVSMTRGGKQIVTVTMSTSNVIPNKNDQNAFGADASVDAANDHDALQAISIRLLASKARKKSLMKQYSRQHPSVLAVDREIAWLESLSQTSFHPDRFSDVDSIIASLKVEKDMLATRLGEGHPSVIAIQQKIESTEKHYETKEPDRDRGVPIYGGRSFDDWFLIARNDLEPQTVSEALIACATLAEGDQRQQVEELLSDLMRQNGVYPVPFDKPTAASIYCNAFIKTLELFQPTEVWKFVATEIKDGNESSLGSCVSVIAQLHSTNEKKRGELRENRFVDLTPLMQRVQQGELKADKGVTNFMSMFLTQRNDTRVDESVCQQFLDSVDAEARLSILDGLLTYFRNGQMNNTIESDFFSPATTGPTRQRILKAMQNWRSSSAGVTARENAARLSNRLLTRSIDRLLQGESGLEFSTYDEIWFDEIGVVHHVKQSDGSESWIQSYTGGLSNEKPEGTRHVDGPPATIRILLTQLCENVEGQIKRNLTDKQVFEFTKKWIGPRGIERTQYTEGLKDLKIAQDLATLSKVSSGDIGSYFDLSRFVVGPNSRLLARESFGKKAETTEPANVVAIEPSAPSKEAPVYRGRTFEQWFKIAENDREPKTVADAIAACAVLAEADQKKIFFSLFRSLIRQHGASQLTPDAIHGNEGSDEVYFNGFSKAILQFKNAEIVEFIQTEIDTGNEQSIGFCSSLINYGLSGGFSVSANRLTEFQTLLRLNCNRLLQRICDKKIALDTNVRFFLTTVLNRKKTVANLSLAKKSIIHLKVSDRPWVYQSFIDHFGDNSFDGMIEADFLAESTSGATRESLLSMLLRNFDSGETYAPAGEPIYTANSFKVRLPLAIRLITKSISLKFEDDSTDLKFDSWQTLSFNEHGIASNGTGGLGGGGFGGGATTVNVQQIKGLPAVVRHLLSQLCEIVSENELADNDRETVRDAVKAITDDDFKPLKSSEKEEFEKLKIEDDLKALLNFINGKTKEAEFSTFVSVLPNRQNGGIF from the coding sequence ATGAAAACGTCCTCCAAACCTTCCTGCCCCGATCCGGACACACTGCTCCAGTTCATCCAAGGGCGACTTGAGCCGCCGACGCTCGACCAATGCGAAGTCCACGTTTCGGACTGCCAGACCTGTCACGAAACTTTGCGAGGACTCGACGCCAACGACACGCTGTCGCACTACGTCTCCGATGCCCTCGACATCCCGGAACCGACAGAAGATTCGGACTCACAGGCCATCGACGGTTTGATGCAACGACTGATGGCCGGCAACCTGAAAGCGCATTCGAAACCGCTGCAGAATCACGAGGACGCTCTGCGCCTGGCCGATCGAGCCGCAGAAGTGCTGCGCTGTGTTGAGCCGCCAGCGGAAGAAGACGATGACTCGTTGGGAACGTTGGGCGACTATCGTTTGCTTCGACTGATCGGAGCCGGTGGAACAGGCGTTGTGTTTCAGGCGAAAGACCAATCACTCGATCGCTTGGTGGCGTTGAAGGTGCTTCGTCCGTCGCTCGGCGATGTGGCCCGAGATCGGTTTATCGCGGAGGCTCGGTTGGCGGCTTCGATTGAACATGAAAACGTGGTGACGATTTATCAGATCGGCCAACAGGATCGTTTGGCTTTCATCGCCATGCAGTGGGTTCCGGGAGAAACACTTGAGGCACGTCTCGCGGGCCAGTCTGAACTTCATGAAGAGGATTTGATTCGTGAGTTCGTCAGCCAAATCGCATCAGGACTTTCGGCGGCTCACGAGCGGCAGCTGATCCATCGCGACATCAAACCAGCAAACATCTGGATCTGCGAAGACACCGGACGCATCAAGATTCTGGATTTTGGTTTGGCTCGCATCGCCGACGAAGATTCCAGCCTGACGCAAACCGGCATGCTGGCCGGAACGCCCAGTTTCATGTCGCCTGAGCAAACCCGCGGCATGGAACTTGATCCACGCAGCGATCTGTTTTCGCTGGGTTGCGTGATGTATTTGCTGCTCTCGGGCCGGCTTCCGTTCAGTGCGCCGACGGTGTTAGGTACGCTTCAGACGATCCAGACGGATTCGCCGCAACCGCCGGTCGCGCTCAATCCGGACTGCGATCAGGAGCTGTCCGATTTGACAATGAACTTGCTGGAAAAGCAGCCCGGCAATCGCATGGCTTCCGCCCAGAATCTGATCCATTGCCTTGGCAACGACCGATCCGACTGGCCGCAGCCGGTTCCCAAAGTTACGGGAACGTTCCAAGCGCCGTCTGCCGCCAAGCCCATTTCGACTCAACCAAAAAGACTTCGAAACTGGATCATCGCTGTGTCACTGATAGGCATTGCGGCGGTCGGAGCGTGGCTGATGTCGCCGCAGATTTTTCGCATCGTGACCGACCAGGGCGAGCTGGTCATCAACGCTTCCGACGACAACATCAAAGTTCAGGTTCTGGAAAATGGCGATCTGGTTCGCGTGTTGGACGCTTCGACGAAAGATTCGTTCGACATCAAGTCCGGGGAGTATTCGTTCAATGTTGTGTCCGAAAACGAGAGCCAGTTTGAGATCACGCCGAAGTCCGTTTCGATGACTCGCGGTGGCAAGCAGATCGTCACGGTGACGATGTCGACGTCGAACGTGATACCGAACAAGAACGATCAAAACGCATTTGGAGCTGACGCAAGCGTCGACGCGGCGAACGATCATGACGCGTTGCAGGCGATCTCGATCAGGCTATTGGCTTCGAAAGCAAGAAAGAAATCACTAATGAAACAATATTCACGTCAACACCCCTCGGTCCTGGCTGTCGACAGAGAGATTGCATGGCTAGAGTCTTTAAGCCAAACCAGCTTTCACCCCGACAGGTTTTCAGATGTCGATTCGATCATTGCTTCCCTGAAAGTCGAAAAGGACATGCTGGCTACGCGTTTAGGAGAGGGCCATCCCAGCGTCATCGCGATTCAGCAAAAAATCGAATCGACGGAAAAACACTATGAAACGAAGGAACCAGATCGTGACAGAGGAGTTCCCATTTATGGCGGCCGAAGTTTCGACGACTGGTTCCTGATCGCCCGGAACGATCTCGAGCCCCAAACCGTGTCCGAAGCATTAATCGCCTGCGCAACGCTGGCTGAGGGAGATCAACGTCAACAAGTCGAGGAACTGCTAAGTGACTTGATGCGGCAAAATGGTGTGTACCCCGTTCCATTTGACAAACCGACTGCGGCGTCCATTTATTGCAATGCTTTCATCAAAACACTGGAACTGTTTCAACCGACCGAAGTCTGGAAATTCGTCGCAACAGAAATTAAAGACGGCAACGAATCAAGTCTTGGTTCCTGCGTTTCGGTCATCGCTCAATTGCACTCGACCAACGAAAAAAAACGCGGTGAACTTCGGGAGAACAGGTTCGTCGATCTGACGCCACTGATGCAACGCGTGCAACAGGGAGAACTGAAAGCTGACAAAGGCGTCACCAATTTTATGAGCATGTTCCTGACTCAGCGAAATGACACACGCGTCGACGAATCGGTTTGTCAGCAATTCCTGGACTCGGTCGATGCGGAAGCGCGTTTGTCGATTCTCGATGGCCTGCTGACTTATTTTCGCAACGGCCAGATGAATAACACGATTGAAAGTGACTTTTTTTCGCCCGCGACGACTGGACCAACTCGACAGCGAATATTGAAAGCAATGCAAAATTGGCGAAGTTCCTCTGCTGGAGTGACCGCTCGCGAAAACGCAGCTCGACTGTCCAACCGACTCTTAACGCGATCCATCGACAGGCTTCTTCAGGGTGAAAGCGGATTGGAGTTTTCAACTTACGACGAGATTTGGTTCGATGAAATAGGTGTGGTGCATCACGTTAAACAATCCGACGGTTCAGAGAGCTGGATCCAATCATACACGGGAGGATTGTCTAACGAAAAACCTGAAGGTACGCGGCACGTCGATGGGCCTCCCGCTACGATCCGAATTCTATTGACTCAGCTTTGCGAAAACGTTGAAGGACAGATCAAACGAAATTTGACCGACAAGCAAGTTTTTGAATTCACCAAAAAGTGGATTGGACCACGAGGGATCGAACGAACTCAATACACTGAAGGGCTTAAAGATCTAAAGATCGCCCAGGATCTCGCCACGCTTTCAAAGGTATCCTCGGGCGACATCGGCAGCTATTTTGATCTGAGCCGTTTTGTCGTCGGCCCAAACTCACGACTTCTTGCTCGCGAGTCATTTGGAAAGAAAGCAGAAACTACCGAACCGGCTAACGTTGTCGCCATCGAACCATCAGCCCCGTCAAAAGAAGCCCCCGTCTACCGTGGGCGAACTTTTGAGCAGTGGTTCAAAATCGCCGAAAACGATCGTGAACCCAAAACCGTCGCCGACGCGATCGCTGCCTGTGCGGTGCTTGCCGAAGCGGATCAGAAAAAGATATTCTTCTCGCTCTTCCGTTCGCTGATCCGACAGCATGGAGCATCGCAACTCACTCCGGATGCCATTCACGGGAATGAAGGGTCCGACGAAGTCTATTTCAACGGGTTCTCGAAAGCTATTTTGCAGTTCAAGAACGCTGAAATCGTGGAGTTCATTCAAACGGAAATCGACACTGGAAACGAGCAAAGTATTGGGTTCTGTAGCAGCCTGATTAATTATGGGCTGAGTGGTGGTTTCAGCGTCTCCGCCAACCGGCTGACCGAATTCCAAACATTGCTTCGTTTGAACTGCAACCGATTGTTGCAGCGAATTTGCGACAAGAAAATCGCGCTCGATACCAATGTGCGATTCTTTCTTACGACAGTTCTGAACCGCAAAAAAACTGTCGCGAATCTCTCATTGGCAAAGAAATCCATCATCCACCTCAAAGTCTCTGACAGGCCGTGGGTGTACCAAAGCTTCATCGATCACTTTGGAGACAACTCCTTTGATGGAATGATCGAGGCCGATTTCCTCGCAGAGTCAACTTCAGGAGCAACCCGAGAATCATTGCTATCGATGCTGTTACGAAATTTCGATAGCGGGGAGACGTATGCTCCAGCAGGCGAACCCATCTATACGGCCAACTCATTCAAAGTTCGACTTCCTTTGGCGATCCGTCTGATAACGAAATCGATCTCCCTTAAGTTTGAAGATGACAGCACAGATTTGAAATTCGATTCGTGGCAAACCTTGAGTTTCAACGAGCACGGCATCGCAAGTAACGGAACTGGAGGCCTTGGCGGCGGAGGATTTGGCGGTGGAGCCACGACCGTTAATGTTCAACAAATCAAAGGACTCCCTGCAGTCGTCCGACACCTCCTGTCCCAACTCTGCGAAATCGTATCCGAGAACGAACTTGCAGATAACGATCGCGAAACAGTTCGAGACGCTGTCAAAGCAATCACTGATGATGACTTCAAACCGCTCAAGTCTTCAGAGAAGGAAGAGTTTGAGAAACTGAAAATCGAAGACGACTTGAAGGCGCTTCTCAACTTCATTAACGGCAAGACCAAAGAAGCTGAGTTTTCAACATTCGTATCCGTCCTCCCAAATCGACAAAATGGCGGCATCTTCTAG
- the infA gene encoding translation initiation factor IF-1, with product MPKEESYEVDGTVTQALANTRFRVELETGDEVLAHVAGKIRRNFIRIVPGDKVRVELSPYDLTKGRIVYRER from the coding sequence ATGCCAAAAGAAGAATCTTACGAAGTTGACGGTACCGTCACGCAGGCTCTGGCCAACACCCGATTCCGGGTCGAGCTGGAAACCGGCGACGAAGTCCTTGCGCACGTCGCGGGCAAAATCAGAAGGAATTTCATTCGAATTGTTCCCGGCGACAAAGTCCGTGTGGAACTTTCTCCTTACGATCTGACCAAGGGTCGCATCGTCTACCGAGAGCGTTAA
- a CDS encoding RNA polymerase sigma factor, producing MTTTSESLLFRLQQVGETPDETAWRRFVSIYTPLIFYWARKVGLRQTEASDLVQDVLTQVFQKLPEFKYDSSRSFRGWLRTVTLNRYREIHRRKSSRLATATDSMLENLAPVSFAESTWDIDYARLLVARAMELMQDDFAPGTWDALKLVMSGGQSVDAAAEQTGVSAWTIYSARARLMKRLRAELGGLL from the coding sequence ATGACCACGACTTCCGAGAGCCTTCTTTTCCGACTGCAACAGGTAGGTGAAACTCCCGACGAAACGGCGTGGCGACGGTTCGTTTCGATCTACACACCGCTGATTTTCTACTGGGCTCGAAAAGTCGGGCTGCGGCAGACGGAAGCTTCCGATCTCGTGCAGGATGTTCTGACTCAGGTGTTTCAAAAGCTGCCTGAATTCAAGTACGACTCCAGTCGAAGCTTTCGCGGCTGGTTGCGAACGGTGACGTTGAACAGGTATCGCGAAATTCATCGCCGTAAGTCATCTCGGCTGGCAACGGCCACCGATTCGATGCTGGAGAATCTTGCTCCGGTTTCGTTTGCGGAATCGACCTGGGACATCGACTACGCGCGGCTGCTGGTTGCCAGAGCAATGGAGTTGATGCAGGATGATTTCGCGCCGGGCACGTGGGACGCGCTCAAGCTGGTGATGAGCGGCGGTCAGTCGGTTGATGCGGCGGCTGAGCAAACGGGGGTCAGTGCCTGGACGATCTATTCCGCTCGAGCCCGTTTGATGAAACGGCTCCGTGCCGAACTCGGTGGGCTGCTTTAG
- a CDS encoding amino acid permease yields MPANSPRRTLSLLDSICIIVGTIIGAGVFGTAADVAGLTPNTATMIGIWIAAGAIVLVGAACFVELTTRFPDAAGGDYAYLKKAFGQPIAFMFAWASFWIVRPANIGLMAIVFAEHFSHIAASLPLIRELPVTVVKIGGAMLAITLLTSANLLGLQKGKYTQNILTLAKVAGIGLIILLAFANPIGDVTPQATAAASTSDGFSIGSLWLPLVLVMFSFGGWNDVALVANEIQQPKRNLWRSLIFGVGIVTLVYVLFNISLAVGLGQDGMAASKSPAISLVETALGSENFFAARAKELVAALVCISCLGAINGMIITSPRIYYAVGRDYEALSFLSRWDDQRSCPWQSIVLQAVVTISLILLCARYENIFMVLLIASAPYFWSFLGATVLSLIVFRYREKSDGEHFRLPLFPAEPIFFAIVCAGLTYSSVTHLVSEGHLLVALAIGGLMLVGVVLGMVLKAGVAAKPK; encoded by the coding sequence ATGCCAGCCAATTCTCCTCGCCGGACCCTATCGCTGCTCGATTCGATCTGCATCATCGTCGGCACAATCATCGGAGCAGGCGTCTTTGGAACCGCAGCGGATGTCGCCGGACTGACTCCAAACACGGCGACCATGATCGGAATCTGGATCGCGGCGGGAGCAATCGTGCTTGTGGGAGCCGCCTGTTTTGTCGAATTAACCACGCGTTTTCCTGACGCTGCCGGCGGAGACTACGCCTATTTGAAGAAAGCCTTCGGCCAGCCGATCGCGTTCATGTTCGCCTGGGCTTCTTTCTGGATCGTCCGCCCCGCCAACATTGGCCTGATGGCGATCGTGTTCGCCGAGCATTTTTCTCACATCGCTGCCTCGCTGCCGCTGATCCGTGAACTGCCGGTCACCGTCGTCAAAATCGGCGGAGCCATGCTGGCGATCACGTTGCTGACGAGTGCGAATTTGCTGGGTTTGCAGAAAGGAAAATACACGCAAAACATTTTGACGCTTGCGAAAGTCGCGGGCATTGGACTGATTATTCTGCTGGCCTTCGCCAATCCGATTGGAGACGTCACGCCCCAAGCCACCGCTGCGGCCTCGACGTCGGACGGATTCAGCATCGGTTCGCTGTGGTTGCCACTGGTGCTGGTGATGTTCAGCTTTGGAGGCTGGAACGATGTGGCTCTGGTGGCCAACGAGATTCAGCAGCCGAAACGCAACCTGTGGCGATCCCTGATTTTCGGCGTCGGGATTGTGACGTTGGTCTACGTCCTGTTCAACATTTCTCTGGCGGTTGGACTTGGGCAAGACGGGATGGCGGCCTCGAAGTCGCCAGCGATCAGCCTGGTGGAGACGGCGCTCGGCAGCGAGAATTTCTTTGCCGCCCGCGCTAAAGAACTGGTCGCGGCACTGGTTTGCATTTCCTGCCTGGGAGCCATCAATGGGATGATCATCACCAGCCCGCGGATCTACTACGCCGTCGGGCGAGACTACGAGGCGTTGAGTTTTCTGTCGCGGTGGGACGATCAACGAAGTTGCCCCTGGCAATCGATTGTGCTTCAGGCGGTGGTTACGATCTCGCTGATTCTGCTGTGTGCCAGGTACGAGAACATTTTCATGGTGCTGCTGATCGCGTCGGCTCCGTACTTCTGGAGCTTTCTGGGAGCGACGGTGCTTTCGCTGATCGTGTTCCGATACCGGGAGAAGTCCGATGGGGAGCATTTTCGCTTGCCGTTGTTTCCGGCTGAGCCGATCTTCTTTGCGATCGTTTGCGCGGGTCTGACCTACAGCTCCGTGACGCATCTGGTCAGCGAAGGCCATCTACTGGTCGCGTTGGCAATCGGAGGGCTGATGCTGGTGGGGGTCGTGCTGGGGATGGTGTTGAAGGCAGGGGTTGCTGCCAAGCCAAAGTAG
- the yaaA gene encoding peroxide stress protein YaaA → MLIVVSPAKTLDYETPLPISKTSQPAFMKRSAELVEILREYTPKKLAGLMSISDKLAELNVNRYESWEPKATKKNARQALLAFKGDVYQGIDAYSMKEADFLFAQEHLRMLSGLYGILRPLDLMQPYRLEMGTKLTTPQGSNLYDFWGPDITDALNKQLKKIDSDVLLNLASNEYFKSVLPSRLKARVVSPVFKDMKNGKYKIISFFAKKARGTMSGWIIRKKVTDLKKLTKFAEDGYRYSADGSTEDKPLFLRG, encoded by the coding sequence ATGCTCATTGTTGTCTCCCCAGCCAAAACGCTGGACTACGAAACACCGCTTCCGATTTCCAAAACGTCGCAGCCCGCGTTCATGAAACGCAGCGCCGAGCTGGTCGAGATCTTGCGCGAATACACGCCGAAGAAGCTTGCCGGGTTGATGTCGATCAGTGACAAGCTGGCGGAGCTGAACGTGAACCGCTACGAATCGTGGGAACCCAAAGCCACCAAAAAGAATGCTCGGCAAGCGCTATTGGCTTTCAAAGGCGACGTCTATCAGGGCATCGATGCATACTCGATGAAAGAAGCCGATTTTCTGTTTGCTCAGGAGCATCTGCGAATGCTTTCGGGGCTTTACGGTATCTTGCGGCCGCTGGATTTGATGCAACCGTACCGCCTCGAGATGGGCACAAAACTCACCACGCCTCAGGGGAGTAATCTGTATGACTTCTGGGGGCCGGACATCACGGACGCGCTCAACAAGCAGCTGAAAAAGATCGACAGTGACGTTTTGCTGAACCTTGCCTCGAACGAATATTTCAAATCTGTGCTCCCCTCGCGGCTCAAAGCTCGGGTCGTTTCGCCTGTTTTCAAGGACATGAAGAACGGCAAATACAAGATCATCAGCTTCTTCGCCAAGAAGGCTCGGGGCACAATGTCAGGCTGGATCATCCGCAAAAAAGTGACGGATCTCAAGAAATTGACCAAATTCGCCGAAGATGGCTATCGTTATTCCGCGGATGGGTCGACCGAAGATAAGCCACTGTTTCTGCGGGGATGA
- a CDS encoding PQQ-dependent sugar dehydrogenase, whose translation MIQETEAAKSTATVKGIGLENAFPKLRFNRPIHLTHVGDDRIFVAEQNGVIHVFQNDAETSTTEVFLDISDRISRVGNEEGLIGLAFHPDFKNNGQFFVHYSSSVKDMHGIVARYRVKEDDPSVGDPNSEEVIIEQEQPFRNHNGGALAFGPTDGYLYISFGDGGKANDPLGSGQDLSTLLGAILRIDVDHKDPGLEYAIPKDNHFASVEGARGEIFACGLRNVWRFSIDRKTGELWAGDVGQDRFDEIDLVRNGGNYGWNRWEADASFRKQVEMATEKHDQPIASYGRQWGLSVTGGNVYRGKKFPELDGVYFYGDYLSGNLWQIRKDENGDYKNTLVRRTGQSIAAFGEDTDGEVYLLSFDGKIYRVQPTDEPENFLEGWPKKLSETEIFADLKKRKMSDAYTPYEVNAPFWSDSAEKTRFFRLPEGEKIGYRSEGSWAVPVGTEIIKNFRHAAGNRMLETRVIKRIETGWEAATYIWDKRGKDAELRPEGLQLELWMPVKGAKEWRPTTWHGPSSSECASCHVDSAGYVLGLNTAQLNNADGPKNQIMEFVKQELLSGVPEDFDASAAARHCDPHDKTCDLEQRARVYLDVNCAMCHRPNGPGNASIDLRFATDLDATKMINEKPAQGDLGIAGARIVKPGDAASSLLLQRIDTISNGRMPNIGSNVIDENAVELLREWIELMDASSAE comes from the coding sequence GTGATTCAAGAAACGGAAGCCGCCAAGTCCACCGCTACTGTGAAGGGCATCGGGCTGGAAAACGCTTTTCCGAAGCTCCGTTTTAATCGCCCCATTCATCTGACCCACGTCGGCGATGATCGCATATTCGTTGCCGAGCAAAACGGTGTCATCCACGTTTTTCAGAACGACGCGGAGACTTCCACGACGGAAGTTTTTCTGGACATCAGTGACCGCATCAGTCGCGTTGGCAACGAAGAAGGGCTGATCGGTCTGGCGTTTCATCCGGACTTCAAAAACAACGGCCAGTTCTTCGTGCACTATTCGTCTTCGGTGAAAGACATGCACGGCATCGTGGCTCGATATCGTGTCAAAGAAGACGATCCTTCGGTCGGCGATCCGAATTCGGAAGAAGTCATTATCGAACAAGAGCAACCGTTTCGAAACCACAACGGCGGTGCTCTCGCGTTCGGTCCAACGGATGGTTATCTCTACATCTCATTCGGCGACGGAGGTAAAGCCAACGATCCACTCGGCAGCGGCCAGGACCTTTCCACGTTGCTCGGTGCGATTCTGCGAATCGACGTCGATCACAAGGATCCGGGGTTGGAGTACGCGATCCCGAAAGACAACCATTTCGCCAGCGTTGAAGGCGCTCGCGGCGAGATTTTTGCTTGCGGTTTGAGAAACGTGTGGCGATTTTCGATCGACCGAAAAACAGGCGAGCTTTGGGCCGGAGACGTTGGGCAGGATCGTTTCGATGAAATCGACCTCGTTCGCAACGGAGGAAACTACGGTTGGAATCGCTGGGAAGCCGACGCTTCGTTTCGCAAGCAGGTCGAAATGGCTACGGAAAAACATGATCAGCCGATCGCCAGTTACGGCCGACAATGGGGTTTGTCCGTGACCGGCGGAAACGTCTATCGCGGTAAGAAGTTCCCTGAGCTTGATGGCGTATATTTCTATGGCGATTACCTTTCGGGCAACCTGTGGCAAATTCGCAAAGACGAAAACGGCGATTACAAAAACACGCTGGTGCGCCGAACCGGACAGAGCATCGCGGCTTTTGGAGAAGATACCGACGGTGAAGTTTATCTGCTGAGCTTCGATGGCAAAATTTATCGAGTCCAACCGACGGACGAGCCGGAAAACTTTCTCGAGGGCTGGCCGAAGAAGCTTTCAGAAACGGAAATCTTTGCGGATCTGAAGAAGCGAAAGATGTCAGATGCGTACACCCCGTACGAGGTGAACGCCCCTTTCTGGTCCGACAGTGCGGAGAAAACACGCTTCTTCCGTTTGCCCGAAGGCGAAAAAATTGGCTATCGCAGCGAAGGGTCGTGGGCCGTTCCCGTCGGCACCGAGATCATCAAGAACTTTCGCCACGCGGCCGGCAATCGCATGCTTGAAACGCGAGTCATCAAGCGAATCGAAACGGGTTGGGAAGCTGCGACTTACATTTGGGACAAACGCGGCAAGGATGCAGAGCTGCGGCCGGAAGGCTTACAGCTTGAGCTTTGGATGCCCGTCAAAGGTGCCAAGGAGTGGCGGCCGACGACCTGGCACGGGCCTTCATCGTCCGAGTGTGCCAGCTGTCACGTCGATTCGGCGGGGTACGTGCTGGGGCTCAATACGGCTCAGCTGAACAATGCTGATGGGCCGAAAAATCAGATCATGGAATTCGTCAAACAGGAACTCTTGTCGGGCGTGCCTGAAGACTTTGATGCATCCGCCGCGGCGCGACATTGCGATCCACACGATAAAACTTGCGACCTTGAACAGCGAGCCCGAGTTTACCTCGACGTGAACTGTGCGATGTGCCATCGCCCCAACGGTCCGGGCAACGCCAGCATTGATTTGCGTTTTGCGACGGACTTGGACGCGACGAAAATGATCAACGAAAAACCGGCTCAGGGTGATCTTGGAATCGCCGGCGCACGAATCGTGAAGCCCGGTGATGCGGCGTCTTCTTTGCTGCTGCAGCGAATCGACACGATCTCCAATGGTCGCATGCCAAACATCGGCAGCAACGTGATTGACGAGAACGCCGTTGAGCTGCTTCGCGAGTGGATTGAGTTGATGGACGCGAGTTCGGCTGAATGA
- a CDS encoding GNAT family N-acetyltransferase has protein sequence MIFRTATIEDLPAIVEMLAGDPLGKLREEFADPLPEPYVRAFEKIDADENQNLVVLEADGEIIGTMQLTFQQYLNYRGGSRLQIESVRIHRDHRGRNLGAKMFEWAIDQGRERGVHVVQLTSDKQRPEAIRFYERLGFEATHEGMKLHLEK, from the coding sequence ATGATTTTCCGTACGGCGACGATTGAGGATTTGCCCGCGATTGTGGAGATGTTAGCGGGCGATCCGTTGGGGAAACTTCGCGAAGAGTTTGCCGATCCGCTTCCGGAACCGTACGTCCGGGCGTTTGAAAAAATTGATGCGGACGAGAATCAGAACCTCGTCGTGTTGGAAGCCGATGGAGAAATCATCGGCACGATGCAGCTGACGTTTCAGCAATATTTGAACTACCGCGGGGGCTCGCGCTTGCAGATCGAGTCCGTTCGAATTCACCGCGACCATCGGGGGAGGAATCTGGGCGCGAAAATGTTCGAATGGGCGATCGATCAGGGCCGGGAACGCGGTGTGCACGTCGTGCAGCTAACCTCGGACAAGCAGCGACCGGAGGCGATCAGGTTCTACGAACGGCTTGGTTTTGAGGCGACGCACGAAGGCATGAAGCTGCATTTGGAAAAGTGA
- a CDS encoding RNA 2'-phosphotransferase, which produces MSKSTKRISKLLSLVLRHKPEHLGLQLDENGWVEVEELLAAICESGLSVDRSMLDDVVRDNDKQRFAFSADGSRIRASQGHSVSVDVELKQQQPPAVLFHGTVEKFVGLIRESGLKKMQRQHVHLSVDVATASQVGSRRGKPIILEIDASKMSADGHQFFLSANGVWLTDHVSSEYITFPDC; this is translated from the coding sequence ATGTCGAAGTCAACGAAACGAATCAGCAAACTGCTCAGCCTCGTACTGCGGCACAAACCAGAACACCTGGGTTTGCAGTTGGACGAAAATGGCTGGGTTGAGGTCGAAGAACTGCTTGCCGCTATTTGCGAAAGCGGACTGTCTGTCGATAGGTCAATGCTGGACGATGTGGTTCGCGACAACGACAAGCAAAGGTTTGCATTCAGTGCGGACGGGTCTCGAATCCGTGCCAGCCAAGGCCATTCGGTCAGTGTCGATGTTGAATTGAAGCAGCAGCAACCTCCGGCGGTTTTATTTCATGGCACCGTCGAGAAATTCGTGGGCCTCATCCGCGAATCGGGGCTGAAAAAAATGCAGCGTCAGCATGTCCACTTGAGCGTTGATGTGGCGACGGCCAGCCAGGTTGGATCTCGGCGTGGCAAACCGATCATCCTCGAAATCGACGCGAGCAAAATGTCTGCCGACGGTCACCAGTTCTTTCTTTCGGCCAACGGCGTTTGGCTGACTGACCATGTTTCGTCAGAGTACATCACCTTTCCGGATTGCTGA